The proteins below are encoded in one region of Leptotrichia sp. oral taxon 218:
- a CDS encoding sel1 repeat family protein yields the protein MAEKMSDEKAYEEFCKFLNKRIDFKESIMIEIELENLGMKDKTLEDFLEGEGIFQRMSKTEKLEKVGELKNFYSKRRGSGASEKSKLLESYRIILNDVNKEKEYDNYLKKTKYVGVNKILKNSKEVYKRDGRLKLNQIENYVSQINLKIKNESDARNIFYGFCRAERIPYDIQENQKNQSQNQNQNQSEKENERKNQSSTGSQSQQRNTGQNQNNNGNNRNSDNRSSNNRNNNNNWKSDTKKKKSSGAAFVWIIVAMLTIVIAVLAISKKDNQRQENRSQNVQQDISQKQTTNNTPKEEVSKEVSKEPEQTKEIPEKTDEEKGEEFLNKGILEYDKENITNAIVYFKKSAHFKNARAMYFLGEIYYNKGETEEAMRWYKDASDRGDLDAAKKYNELNNQNYQENNTQSEDDNQTDDDSSQSDEDNSESSSNETE from the coding sequence ATGGCAGAAAAAATGTCTGATGAAAAAGCTTATGAAGAATTTTGTAAATTTTTGAATAAAAGAATAGATTTTAAAGAATCAATTATGATAGAAATAGAATTGGAAAATTTAGGAATGAAAGATAAAACTTTAGAAGATTTTTTGGAAGGAGAAGGAATTTTTCAAAGAATGAGTAAAACTGAAAAATTGGAAAAAGTTGGAGAATTGAAAAATTTTTATTCAAAAAGAAGAGGAAGTGGAGCTTCTGAAAAAAGTAAACTATTAGAATCATATAGAATAATTTTAAATGATGTTAATAAAGAAAAAGAATATGATAATTATTTGAAAAAAACAAAGTATGTTGGAGTAAATAAAATACTTAAAAATTCAAAAGAAGTGTATAAAAGGGATGGAAGACTGAAGCTGAATCAAATAGAAAATTATGTTTCACAAATTAATTTAAAAATAAAAAATGAGTCAGATGCACGAAATATATTTTATGGATTTTGCAGAGCGGAAAGAATACCTTATGATATTCAAGAGAATCAAAAAAATCAAAGTCAAAATCAGAATCAAAACCAAAGCGAAAAAGAAAACGAAAGAAAAAATCAGTCAAGCACAGGCTCTCAGTCACAACAGAGAAATACTGGTCAAAACCAGAATAACAATGGCAATAACAGAAATAGTGATAATAGAAGCAGTAATAATAGAAATAATAATAATAATTGGAAATCTGACACGAAAAAGAAAAAATCAAGCGGAGCTGCATTTGTTTGGATAATAGTAGCAATGCTGACGATAGTGATTGCAGTATTAGCTATTTCGAAAAAAGATAATCAAAGACAAGAAAATAGATCACAAAATGTTCAACAAGATATTTCGCAAAAGCAAACTACGAATAATACACCAAAAGAAGAAGTTTCTAAAGAAGTATCCAAAGAACCTGAACAAACAAAAGAAATACCTGAAAAAACAGATGAAGAAAAAGGTGAAGAATTTTTAAATAAAGGGATATTAGAATATGATAAAGAAAATATCACTAATGCAATAGTATATTTTAAAAAATCTGCTCACTTTAAAAATGCAAGAGCAATGTATTTTTTAGGAGAGATTTATTATAATAAAGGAGAAACTGAAGAGGCTATGAGATGGTATAAAGATGCTTCTGATAGAGGTGATTTAGATGCAGCAAAAAAATATAATGAATTAAATAATCAAAATTATCAAGAGAATAATACACAGTCTGAAGATGACAATCAAACAGACGATGATTCTTCTCAATCGGATGAAGATAATTCAGAATCGAGTTCAAATGAAACAGAATAA
- a CDS encoding AAA family ATPase, translated as MKTNKKRKLPIGVSDFKKIIQNDYYYFDKTKLIENILNEGSEVKLFTRPRRFGKTLNMSMLKYFFDVKDKEENRKLFEGFNISKSEYFDKQGEFPVISISFKNYNKNDWESGFKSVKSIVSDIYAEFEYLMEHLNKRDLKRFEDIWLEKDEGDWEKSLLNLTRYLYNYYGKKVIILIDEYDQPIINSYIRGYYKEAIDFFKNFYGTVLKDNEYLEMSVMTGILRVAKENIFSGLNNIKVHSILNKRFTEYFGILENEVEDALKDFGMEYDLQDVQKWYNGYLFGDTKVYNPWSIINFLDERRLGAYWVNTSGNGLIQLYLQRMKEEIFDEFSKLLNKEKIFETINDSMTFGNLEADFEKNIWNLFFHSGYLTLAEEYNESDEEAYLKIPNEEILKMFSRMFIEVYFGSPKNFLKLTNALKNGDMKNFKMELNEILLENVGIFDVSGTYKEQFYHGLMLGLVLKMRNEYEISSNGFAGKGRYDLLLKPKNIFDKFNKSDKKEGIIFEFKILNITEKLSEDKIKERLEKECEIALKQIDEKEYVSVLRNAGIERVLKIGVAFFGKEVEVKFERKA; from the coding sequence ATGAAAACTAATAAAAAAAGAAAACTTCCGATAGGAGTATCTGATTTTAAAAAAATTATTCAAAATGATTATTACTATTTTGATAAAACGAAACTAATTGAAAATATTTTAAATGAAGGTTCAGAAGTAAAATTATTTACTCGTCCAAGACGGTTTGGGAAAACATTGAATATGTCGATGTTGAAATACTTTTTTGATGTTAAAGATAAAGAAGAAAACAGAAAATTATTTGAAGGATTTAATATTTCTAAAAGCGAGTATTTTGATAAACAAGGGGAATTTCCTGTAATTTCGATTTCGTTTAAAAATTACAATAAAAATGATTGGGAAAGTGGCTTTAAGTCTGTAAAATCGATAGTTTCAGATATTTATGCAGAATTTGAATATTTAATGGAACATTTGAATAAAAGAGACTTGAAAAGATTTGAAGATATTTGGCTTGAGAAAGATGAAGGCGACTGGGAAAAATCATTATTGAATTTGACAAGATATTTGTATAATTATTATGGGAAAAAAGTTATTATTTTAATTGATGAATACGATCAGCCAATAATAAATTCATACATAAGAGGCTATTACAAAGAAGCTATTGACTTTTTCAAAAACTTTTATGGCACAGTTTTGAAGGATAATGAATATCTTGAAATGAGTGTAATGACTGGAATTTTGAGAGTTGCGAAAGAGAATATTTTTTCTGGACTGAATAATATAAAGGTTCATAGTATTTTGAATAAAAGATTTACGGAATATTTTGGAATTTTGGAAAATGAAGTTGAAGATGCATTGAAAGATTTTGGAATGGAATATGATTTGCAGGATGTTCAAAAGTGGTATAATGGGTACTTGTTTGGAGATACGAAAGTGTATAATCCTTGGTCGATAATTAATTTTCTGGATGAAAGAAGGCTTGGGGCTTACTGGGTGAATACAAGCGGGAATGGGCTGATTCAATTGTATTTGCAAAGAATGAAAGAAGAGATTTTTGATGAATTTTCAAAACTTTTGAATAAAGAAAAAATATTTGAAACGATTAATGACAGCATGACTTTTGGAAACTTGGAAGCCGATTTTGAGAAAAATATTTGGAACTTGTTTTTTCATAGCGGATACTTAACTTTAGCTGAAGAATATAATGAAAGTGACGAAGAAGCTTATTTAAAAATACCGAATGAGGAAATTCTGAAGATGTTTTCCAGAATGTTTATTGAAGTGTATTTTGGTAGTCCGAAGAATTTTTTAAAATTGACTAATGCATTAAAAAATGGAGATATGAAAAACTTCAAAATGGAATTAAATGAAATTTTATTAGAAAATGTAGGAATTTTTGATGTGAGCGGAACTTATAAAGAGCAGTTTTATCATGGACTTATGCTTGGATTGGTTTTAAAAATGAGAAATGAGTATGAAATTTCGTCGAATGGGTTTGCCGGGAAAGGACGATATGACTTGCTTTTGAAGCCGAAAAATATTTTTGATAAATTTAATAAATCAGATAAAAAAGAAGGGATTATTTTTGAATTTAAAATTTTGAATATTACGGAAAAACTGAGTGAAGATAAAATTAAAGAAAGACTTGAGAAAGAATGTGAAATTGCACTTAAACAGATTGACGAGAAAGAATATGTTTCAGTTTTGAGAAATGCTGGGATTGAGAGAGTTTTGAAAATTGGGGTTGCGTTTTTTGGGAAAGAAGTTGAGGTGAAATTTGAAAGAAAGGCATAA
- a CDS encoding tetratricopeptide repeat protein, whose protein sequence is MKNIKIKNKKIKVAMVIGVLAVSGFSIYNYINTRDERYIDKGSKYLDLGKKEEAEKWFKKAVKENKYMSSLVASIYEVKGDNKAAEEWYLKLAEDGDSKAMYDLGELYNKKGDKEKSKIWYIKAIEKQKSEEIGYLDAMIKLGDIYYKDGNKKDAKEMYENAAKKGNPDAMAKLGSIYYEEGDISKSKEWFDKFKDEENINMGMKYYIKGDKEKGKELLQKSAEKGNLDAKKILEKVE, encoded by the coding sequence ATGAAAAATATTAAAATTAAAAATAAAAAAATAAAAGTTGCAATGGTAATTGGCGTATTGGCAGTATCAGGATTTTCCATATATAATTATATAAATACAAGAGATGAGAGATACATTGATAAAGGATCAAAATATCTTGATTTAGGGAAAAAAGAAGAAGCAGAAAAATGGTTTAAAAAGGCGGTAAAGGAAAATAAGTATATGTCTAGTCTTGTTGCAAGTATTTATGAAGTAAAAGGAGATAATAAAGCAGCTGAAGAATGGTATCTAAAATTGGCGGAAGACGGAGATTCAAAAGCGATGTATGATTTAGGAGAGCTTTATAATAAAAAAGGAGATAAGGAAAAGTCTAAGATTTGGTATATAAAAGCAATAGAAAAGCAAAAATCGGAAGAAATTGGATATTTGGACGCAATGATTAAATTGGGAGATATTTATTATAAAGATGGAAATAAAAAGGATGCCAAAGAAATGTATGAAAATGCGGCTAAAAAAGGAAATCCAGATGCAATGGCTAAATTAGGATCAATTTATTATGAAGAAGGAGATATTTCAAAGTCGAAAGAGTGGTTTGATAAATTTAAAGATGAGGAAAATATAAATATGGGAATGAAGTATTATATTAAAGGAGATAAAGAGAAAGGAAAAGAATTGCTTCAAAAATCAGCTGAAAAAGGAAATTTAGATGCAAAAAAAATATTAGAAAAAGTAGAGTAA